The Candidatus Methylomirabilota bacterium nucleotide sequence CCCGCGACGCCAAGACGGAGCTCCTGACCATGCCTGCGCCCGAGGACGAAGCGCCCGTCCCCGCCGGGAGCGCGGCGTGAACATCCTCGTCTGCGCCCGGGTCGCCCTGCGCGCGCTCCGGGTCAACCCCCTGCGCAGCATCCTCACCATGCTGGGCATCATCATCGGCGTGGGCGCGGTGATCGCGATGGTCTCGGTGGGCGCGGGGGCACAGGCCCGCGTGGCCGAGCAGATCCGCAGCCTGGGCTCCAATCTGATCCTCATCCTCCCCGGCAGCGTGGCGAGCACCGGCGTGCGGCTGGGCTTCGGCACGCGGCCGACCATCACCCAGGAGGACGCGCTCGCCATCGCCCGGGAGCTGCCCTCGATCCACTCCACCGCCCCGTCGGTGCGCGGGCGCGATCAGGTCGTGTGGGGGAACACGAACTGGTCCACGGGCATCCAGGGCACCACCCCGGACTACGAGGAGACGCGCCAGTGGCCGGTGGTGGCGGGTCGCTGGTTCACGCCCGACGAGGCCGAGGGCGCCGCCAAGGTGGTGCTGCTGGGCCAGACGGTGGCCGAGAACGTGTTCGGCGGCGCCGATCCGGTTGGCGTGGTGGTGCGCGTGGCCGGCGTGCCCCTCACCGTGATCGGGGTGCTCGAGCGCAAGGGCCAGTCGAGCTGGGGTCAGGATCAGGACGACGTCGTGATCATCCCGATCTTGACCGCGAACAAGCGGGTGCTCGGACCCACGAAGCCCTCCGCGACGTCGGTCAACGCGATCACCGTGCGGGTGCGCGACGGCATGGACATGAAGGTCGCCGAGCAGGAGATCCGCGACCTCCTCCGCCAGCGTCACAAGCTCCAGGGCTTCCAGGAGGACGACTTCTGGATCCGCAACCTCTCCGAGATGCTCCAGGCCGAGGAGGCTTCGTCGCGCGTGCTCACGATGCTCCTGGCGTGCATCGCGTCGGTGTCGCTCCTCGTGGGGGGGATCGGGATCATGAACATCATGCTGGTCTCGGTGACGGAGCGCACGCGAGAGATCGGGCTCCGCATGGCGGTGGGCGCCCGGGGCCACGACATCCGGACCCAGTTCCTGGTGGAGGCGGTCACGCTGTCCCTCACCGGCGGCATGATCGGCATCGTCGTGGGGCTGACCGGCTCCTACGCCATCGCGTATTTCGCGGAATGGCGCACCCTCGTCAACGCACAGGCCATCGTCCTGGCCTTCGGCTTCGCCGCTGCGGTGGGCATCTTCTTCGGGCTCTACCCCGCGCAGAAGGCCGCGCAGCTCAACCCCATCGAGGCCCTGAGATACGAATGACCCTGCCCTACGCAGCCTTCGCGCTGCTGTTGCTCGTGCTCTGCTCGGCCGGAACCCTCGTGGTGCTGCCGGTCTCCGCTCAGACCTACACGCCGCAGTCCTCCTCATCGCTCACCGTGACATTTCAGAGCGAGCGGGTGGGCGCCGGCCGCGTGATCATTTTCGGCGACGTGCGCAACTCCTCGTCGAACGCCTACGAGCGGGTGACGCTGCTCGCCGAGGGCCTGGACGAGACCGGCGCCGTGGTGTCGCGCGGGCGCGCGTACGTCTCCGGCACGGTGCCGCCGCGGGGCACCGCGCCGTTCGAGTGCCGGATACCCTCGGGCGGGCGCGAGCGCCGCTTCCGTGTGACGATCGAGGCCTTCCAGATCGCCGGGCAAAGCCCCTGATCGGGTTGGCGTGGCTCGCCGCCGCCCGCTCCGCCGGCCCGCTCGGCCCTCCCGCCCCGCGGCGCCTCGCCCGGCGCCGACTCGCCCCGTCTCGCCGCGCCGCGCCCCGCTCGGTCCGCCCGCGGTCGAGGAGCGCGCGCTGCCCATCGTGCGCGAGCTCGCGCGGGTGGCGCGCAGCTCCGAGCCGCCCGGCGTCAAGCTCGAGGGCGCCCTCGAGGTGCTGTTCGGGGCATACGCCGAGGGCGACCCGCATTTCTCCGACGTCCTGATCGCGGGCTGGGCCCGCGCGCGCGACGACAAGCAGTTCCGCCTCACGATGGCGTGGCTGCGCGAGCAGAGCCGTCTGTCCCTGGAGGAGATTCTCGACGAGGGGATACGGGCGGGAAGCTTCCGCGCCGGCCTCGACGCGGGCGCGGTGGCGACGGCAATGCTCGGCGCCGCCGAGGGTTGCCTGCTCCAGGCGGCCAGCTCGGGCGGCGCCGTGCCGCCGGGGCGCCTGGTGCGCGCGTTGCTCGATCTCGTCGTGCGCGCACCCCGCGGTTAGCGGGGCTTGAGCTCGATCAAGTAGCCGTCGGGATCCCGGAGGTAGAGCGACGGGCCCGTGCCGAAGGCGCCGCGGCGCTGGACCACGTCGCCCTCCAGCGTCACGCCGCGCTCCTGCAGCCACGTCGCGACGGCGCCGAGATCGTCACACTTGATGGAGAGACAGAAGTGGTCCATCCCGTCGGAGCCCCGGCGGCCCGGCAGGAGATCGATGAGCTGCTCGCCGAAGCGGAGCTGGACCAGGCGCACGCGCTCGTTGACGTGATCCAGCGTGCAGCCCAGCACCTCCGTGTAGAAGCGCTCGGAGGCGGCCTGATCGGCCACGCGCAGCACCACGTGATCCAGCCCGAGCGGCTCGTAGCCTCTCACGAGGCGAGCCCCCCGCGCCGCGCCTCGAGAAGCAGGACGAGCACGCCGGCGGCGAGCACCCCGAGCCCGCTGAGACTGGACAGGGCGTGTAGCCGCCCGAAACGGGCCGCCTCGGGCGAGCCCGCGACCCCGGCGGCGCGGGCCGCCAGCACCGCCTCGCGCAGCGCTTCGATCTGCGGGAGCAGGACAAAGAGCGAGAGCGCGGTCAGCGCGAGCATCACGAGCACGAGCGCGAGCGGGAGGCGGTCGACCCAGCCGCCCGCCACCTCGCCCCGCCGCAATACCATGCCCGCCAGCCCGAGGACGCCCAGGCCCAGCGCGGCCCAGTGATAGCGCGGCATCACCCAGCCGATCAGCCGGGCCGCGACCGGCCGCTCCAGGACGCCGAAGGCGGCCGGGGCCACCACGGCGGCGAGGAACCCCAGCATGCCGAGCCAAGCCGAGATCGCCGAGATGGTCAGGGTTTTCATCGCGCTGGACGCCTCTCCTTCAGGACTCGCTGGAGAATGGTAGCATGACCGCGTGACCGCCGCTCCTCAGGCCCGGCCGACGGCGCCCCGTCGCGCCGCGCGCGCGCCACAGCTCGCGCCGGCGAAGAGCCGCCTGGCCGTGGGCCGACTCATCGCCCGGATCCGGCGCGTCCAGCCCTCCTGGCGCACCACCACACTCGCCGAGGTGTCCAGCGAGCGACGCGACCCTTTCTATGTCCTCATCGCCTGCATCCTGTCGCTCCGCACCAAGGACGAAACCACCGGCCCGGCGGCCGCACGTCTCTTCGCCCTCGCGGAAGGGCCCGAGGCGATGGGGCGCCTGACCCCGCGCCAGATCGAGCGCGCGATCTTTCCCGTCGGCTTCTACCGCACGAAGGCCCGCGTGATCCTCGGCATTTGCCACGATCTCCTCGCGCGCTTCGGGAGCGCGGTGCCGGACACCATCGACGAGCTCCTCACCCTCAAGGGCGTCGGGCGCAAAACCGCCAACCTCGTGGTGACGATGGGCTTCGGCAAGCCCGGGATCTGCGTCGACGTCCACGTGCACCGGATCTCGAACCGCTGGGGGCTGATCCGCACGCGGAATCCCGAGGAGAGCGAGATGGCGCTGCGGCGGCGGCTGCCGCGACGCTACTGGATCGGCTACAACGATCTGCTCGTCGCTTTCGGCCAGAACATCTGCCAGCCGGTCTCGCCGCGCTGCTCGGTCTGCCCGATCGCCGCCGTCTGCCCGCGCATCGGGGTCGGGCGCTCGCGCTAGCTGGCGCGCCCGCCTCAGTCGCCGAGGGCACGCGACACCTCGCCCAGCTCTCGCCGCAGCCGCTGGAGCCGCCGCGCCAGCCCGGGGCCGCGGGCGCGGGCGCGGAGCATGCCGCCTTCCAGGAGGTCGAGGAACGCCGCCGACACCTCCTCGGCCCCCCAGCGGCCCGCGGGGTTGTACCACTTGTAGAGCCAGTTGAGCATGCCGAGCATGCCGAACACGACGAGGCGCGGCGGCACGTCGCGGAAGACGCCGCGCCGCACCCCCTCCGCCACGATCGCCTCCACGCCCTTGTCGTAGCGGTCCTTCTGCGCGGCGAGGGCCCGGGCGATGCGCGGGGGCAGGTTCGGCTCCTCGCTGAAGAAGACGGTGAGAAACGAGCGGTTGGCGATGACGAAGCGCACGTGCTGCCGCACCACCCGGCGCAGCTTCTCCTCCGGGCCCAGGGCGGAGCGCTGCACGAGGGCCAATTCCCGCGTGAAGCCCTCGATGGTCTCTCGCGAGATCGCCGCGAGCATGTCCTCCTTGGCGTGGAAATAGCCGTAGAGGGAGGCTTTCGACATCGCGAGCCGCGCGGCGATCTCGTCGAGAGTGGCGGCGCGATAACCACGCTCCCGGAAGAGATCGGCCGCCGTGCGCAGGATGCGGTCGCGCACCGCCTGGCGCCTCGGCTCCATGCCGGGAGTCTACTTGACCCCGCGCGCCAGGCCGTGGTAAAAACTAGCCAGTTCAAAAAGTTGA carries:
- a CDS encoding ABC transporter permease; translation: MNILVCARVALRALRVNPLRSILTMLGIIIGVGAVIAMVSVGAGAQARVAEQIRSLGSNLILILPGSVASTGVRLGFGTRPTITQEDALAIARELPSIHSTAPSVRGRDQVVWGNTNWSTGIQGTTPDYEETRQWPVVAGRWFTPDEAEGAAKVVLLGQTVAENVFGGADPVGVVVRVAGVPLTVIGVLERKGQSSWGQDQDDVVIIPILTANKRVLGPTKPSATSVNAITVRVRDGMDMKVAEQEIRDLLRQRHKLQGFQEDDFWIRNLSEMLQAEEASSRVLTMLLACIASVSLLVGGIGIMNIMLVSVTERTREIGLRMAVGARGHDIRTQFLVEAVTLSLTGGMIGIVVGLTGSYAIAYFAEWRTLVNAQAIVLAFGFAAAVGIFFGLYPAQKAAQLNPIEALRYE
- a CDS encoding FxLYD domain-containing protein: MTLPYAAFALLLLVLCSAGTLVVLPVSAQTYTPQSSSSLTVTFQSERVGAGRVIIFGDVRNSSSNAYERVTLLAEGLDETGAVVSRGRAYVSGTVPPRGTAPFECRIPSGGRERRFRVTIEAFQIAGQSP
- a CDS encoding TetR family transcriptional regulator C-terminal domain-containing protein, which encodes MRELARVARSSEPPGVKLEGALEVLFGAYAEGDPHFSDVLIAGWARARDDKQFRLTMAWLREQSRLSLEEILDEGIRAGSFRAGLDAGAVATAMLGAAEGCLLQAASSGGAVPPGRLVRALLDLVVRAPRG
- a CDS encoding VOC family protein — translated: MRGYEPLGLDHVVLRVADQAASERFYTEVLGCTLDHVNERVRLVQLRFGEQLIDLLPGRRGSDGMDHFCLSIKCDDLGAVATWLQERGVTLEGDVVQRRGAFGTGPSLYLRDPDGYLIELKPR
- a CDS encoding DUF4149 domain-containing protein — translated: MKTLTISAISAWLGMLGFLAAVVAPAAFGVLERPVAARLIGWVMPRYHWAALGLGVLGLAGMVLRRGEVAGGWVDRLPLALVLVMLALTALSLFVLLPQIEALREAVLAARAAGVAGSPEAARFGRLHALSSLSGLGVLAAGVLVLLLEARRGGLAS
- the nth gene encoding endonuclease III, with amino-acid sequence MTAAPQARPTAPRRAARAPQLAPAKSRLAVGRLIARIRRVQPSWRTTTLAEVSSERRDPFYVLIACILSLRTKDETTGPAAARLFALAEGPEAMGRLTPRQIERAIFPVGFYRTKARVILGICHDLLARFGSAVPDTIDELLTLKGVGRKTANLVVTMGFGKPGICVDVHVHRISNRWGLIRTRNPEESEMALRRRLPRRYWIGYNDLLVAFGQNICQPVSPRCSVCPIAAVCPRIGVGRSR
- a CDS encoding TetR/AcrR family transcriptional regulator; translated protein: MEPRRQAVRDRILRTAADLFRERGYRAATLDEIAARLAMSKASLYGYFHAKEDMLAAISRETIEGFTRELALVQRSALGPEEKLRRVVRQHVRFVIANRSFLTVFFSEEPNLPPRIARALAAQKDRYDKGVEAIVAEGVRRGVFRDVPPRLVVFGMLGMLNWLYKWYNPAGRWGAEEVSAAFLDLLEGGMLRARARGPGLARRLQRLRRELGEVSRALGD